From one Deinococcus aetherius genomic stretch:
- a CDS encoding helix-turn-helix transcriptional regulator, translating to MTSRPAATPHLRDLARLRRVRDRIDREYARPLDVEALARGVNMSAGHLSRSFRRAFGESPYSYLMTRRIERAMALLRRGDLSVTEVCFEVGCSSLGTFSTRFTELVGVPPSTYRAQPGGKAAGLPPCVAKQVTRPIRNREAPDPGPRLE from the coding sequence GTGACCAGCAGACCGGCCGCGACGCCGCACCTGCGCGACCTCGCCCGGCTGCGCCGCGTCCGGGACCGGATCGACCGGGAGTACGCGCGGCCGCTCGACGTCGAGGCGCTCGCCCGGGGCGTGAACATGTCGGCCGGGCACCTCAGCCGCTCATTCCGGCGCGCCTTCGGCGAGTCGCCGTACAGCTACCTGATGACGCGGCGCATCGAGCGCGCGATGGCGCTGCTGCGCCGGGGCGACCTCAGCGTCACCGAGGTCTGCTTCGAGGTCGGCTGCTCGTCGCTGGGCACCTTCAGCACGCGCTTCACCGAACTGGTCGGGGTGCCGCCCAGCACCTACCGGGCCCAGCCCGGGGGCAAGGCGGCGGGACTGCCGCCCTGCGTGGCGAAACAGGTCACCCGGCCGATCAGGAATCGAGAAGCGCCGGACCCCGGGCCGCGCCTAGAGTGA
- a CDS encoding SMP-30/gluconolactonase/LRE family protein, giving the protein MRAEQVTDPVAYHGEGPVWSEGWGGLRWVDMLAGDVLSLGADGTVGRRHVGRVAAALRPRRGGGAVIGVERGFALEDADGTVRPLPEVWTDPGVRMNEGGCDPDGRFYCGSMAYDQKPGAARLYRLDPDGSVHVVLEGVTISNGLEWSPDGTRAYYNDTATGRVDVFDYDREAGLTGRRTFADLAGEELAPDGLTVDARGGVWVALAGGGAVRHYRPDGRLAGVVEVPARKVTACTFGGPGLGTLYITTSREGLEPGEDPLAGALFRAEVGVRGQPAREFAG; this is encoded by the coding sequence ATGCGCGCGGAACAGGTGACGGACCCGGTGGCCTATCACGGCGAGGGTCCGGTGTGGTCGGAAGGCTGGGGCGGCCTGCGCTGGGTGGACATGCTCGCCGGGGACGTGCTGTCCCTGGGGGCGGACGGAACGGTCGGGCGCCGCCACGTCGGGCGGGTGGCCGCCGCCCTGCGCCCCCGTCGCGGGGGTGGGGCCGTCATCGGCGTGGAGCGGGGCTTCGCGCTGGAGGATGCGGACGGCACGGTGAGACCGCTGCCGGAGGTCTGGACTGACCCCGGCGTGCGGATGAACGAGGGCGGCTGCGACCCCGACGGCCGCTTCTACTGCGGCTCGATGGCCTACGACCAGAAACCCGGCGCGGCCAGGCTCTACCGCCTCGACCCGGACGGGTCGGTTCACGTGGTGCTGGAGGGCGTGACCATCTCCAACGGCCTGGAGTGGAGCCCGGACGGCACGCGGGCCTACTACAACGACACCGCGACCGGCCGCGTGGACGTGTTCGACTACGACCGGGAGGCCGGTCTCACCGGGCGGCGCACCTTCGCGGACCTCGCGGGCGAGGAGCTGGCGCCCGACGGGCTGACGGTGGACGCCCGGGGCGGGGTCTGGGTGGCCCTGGCGGGCGGCGGCGCGGTGCGGCACTACCGCCCGGACGGCAGGCTGGCGGGCGTGGTCGAGGTTCCCGCCAGGAAGGTCACGGCCTGCACCTTCGGTGGTCCGGGGCTGGGCACGCTCTACATCACCACCTCGCGCGAGGGGCTGGAGCCGGGGGAAGACCCGCTGGCCGGGGCCCTCTTCCGGGCGGAGGTCGGCGTCAGAGGGCAGCCAGCGAGGGAGTTCGCCGGGTAG
- a CDS encoding VOC family protein: MDLTIHQTFLPHDDPDASLAFYRDTLGFEVRGDVGYGGMRWITVGPADQTDTSIVLYPPVATPGLTEGERRTIAEMMAKGTYATIILSTADLDGTFERVQASDAEVVQEPTEQPYGVRDCAFRDPAGTLIRIQERR, encoded by the coding sequence ATGGACCTCACCATTCACCAGACCTTCCTCCCGCACGACGACCCGGACGCCTCCCTGGCCTTCTACCGCGACACCCTCGGCTTCGAGGTCCGGGGCGACGTCGGGTACGGCGGGATGCGCTGGATCACGGTGGGCCCCGCCGACCAGACGGACACGTCCATCGTCCTGTACCCTCCGGTCGCCACCCCCGGCCTCACCGAGGGCGAGCGCCGCACCATCGCCGAGATGATGGCCAAGGGCACCTACGCCACCATCATCCTGTCCACCGCCGACCTCGACGGCACCTTCGAGCGGGTGCAGGCCAGCGACGCCGAGGTCGTCCAGGAGCCGACCGAGCAGCCGTACGGCGTGCGCGACTGCGCCTTTCGCGACCCCGCCGGCACGCTGATCCGCATCCAGGAACGGCGCTGA
- a CDS encoding TetR/AcrR family transcriptional regulator, with translation MTELEGFRTPQQDRSRQSFERVLEAAIEILGEEGFEQLTLASVSQRAGVSTGAIYGRVRGKEDLLDAARMRILERVERQQAEMLAGIRAGRLPFDALVPQMVGALGEFLKAQANLLRPLMSRAPSNPAVSSVGKRSFRKLEEGWSAILLEHRADIGHPRPEHAVHACFSLAYAAFARYLGLGSAADVAGEGDWDELKHDLGEMGLLFLRHCLPR, from the coding sequence ATGACCGAACTGGAAGGATTCCGCACCCCGCAGCAGGACCGAAGTCGGCAGTCGTTCGAGCGGGTGCTGGAGGCGGCCATCGAAATTCTCGGGGAGGAGGGGTTCGAGCAGCTCACCCTGGCGAGCGTCAGCCAGCGCGCGGGCGTCTCCACCGGGGCGATCTACGGCCGCGTGCGCGGCAAGGAGGATCTGCTCGACGCCGCCCGGATGCGGATTCTGGAGCGGGTGGAGCGCCAGCAGGCCGAGATGCTCGCGGGCATACGCGCCGGGCGGCTGCCCTTCGATGCCCTGGTCCCGCAGATGGTGGGGGCGCTCGGCGAGTTCCTGAAAGCCCAGGCCAACCTGCTGCGCCCCCTGATGTCGCGGGCGCCCTCCAACCCGGCGGTATCGAGCGTGGGCAAGCGGTCCTTCCGCAAGCTGGAGGAGGGCTGGAGCGCCATCCTGCTCGAACACCGCGCCGACATCGGCCACCCGAGACCCGAACACGCCGTCCACGCGTGTTTCTCGCTGGCGTACGCCGCCTTCGCCCGTTACCTGGGGCTGGGCTCGGCGGCGGACGTGGCCGGTGAGGGGGACTGGGACGAGCTGAAGCACGACCTGGGCGAGATGGGCCTGCTCTTCTTGCGCCACTGCCTCCCCCGCTGA
- a CDS encoding NADPH-dependent FMN reductase produces MTAGTRPFIVGIGGTTRPGSSGEKALRVALAHAEKAGARTRLFGGPELAALPLYAPEKQERNEAEVALVEAVRQADGVLVATPGYHGGVSGLVKNALDLLEDLRGDERPYLDGRAVGCVVVAAGWQGTGVTLSALRDIVHALRGWPTPLGVTINTVAVQAFAPDGSCTDPATDAGLATLAGQVLQFARATAALRGLPSGVPA; encoded by the coding sequence ATGACCGCCGGAACGAGGCCGTTCATCGTGGGGATCGGCGGCACCACCCGCCCCGGTTCCAGCGGCGAGAAGGCGCTGCGGGTGGCGCTGGCGCACGCGGAAAAGGCCGGAGCACGCACCCGGCTCTTCGGCGGCCCCGAACTCGCCGCGCTCCCCCTGTACGCCCCCGAGAAACAGGAGCGCAACGAGGCCGAGGTCGCGCTGGTCGAGGCCGTGCGGCAGGCCGACGGAGTGCTCGTCGCCACGCCCGGGTATCACGGGGGCGTGTCGGGGCTGGTGAAGAACGCGCTCGACCTGCTCGAAGACCTGCGGGGTGACGAGCGGCCCTACCTCGACGGGCGGGCGGTGGGGTGCGTCGTGGTGGCGGCGGGCTGGCAGGGGACCGGGGTGACGCTCAGCGCCCTGCGTGACATCGTGCATGCCCTGCGGGGCTGGCCCACGCCGCTCGGCGTGACCATCAACACCGTCGCCGTGCAGGCCTTTGCTCCCGATGGAAGCTGCACCGACCCGGCCACCGACGCCGGGCTCGCCACGCTCGCCGGGCAGGTCCTGCAGTTCGCGCGGGCGACCGCCGCCCTTCGTGGTCTGCCGTCCGGGGTGCCCGCGTGA
- a CDS encoding beta-glucosidase: MNAEPSAPTAEWTLDEAATLTAGADLWSTPALPGRGVPPVRMVDGPMGVASPHIDERDVSLLMPCGTALAASWDTDLARRVGEVLAGECHRRGVQALLGPNLNLPRSPLAGRAFETYSEDPFLTGAIGAAWISGLQAHGVSAVAKHVVGNDSETQRHTMNSVMDGRTLREVYLRPFEMAAGAGVWAMMMAYNRCNGVTCSEQAHVMGILRGDFGWDGVLMSDWFGTHDGARSLNAGLDLEMPGPPRQMGPRVAELVAQGQVPGERVAEAARRVAGWARQVDRSPGRVEVEAHAVLTEAAAAGFVLLRNEGAVLPLRADRSLAVIGPNASVPCYQGATFARIALAEDVPTPLEALRRQFAEVTYEVGVPPEYRLPPLPALPITADGGERGLTVEYVPDTDPGGSPSFSEVRRTSTLVWFSDMPGGLSTQRPGTVRARTRLRPERSGVYRLFYGGTGDVTFLVDGVERGRRPSPVVSGDVMGHLLRGESDYVDLELTAGEEVRLEFVMTFGPARAQGLWYGARPPGVPDLLSRAEEVAARSEQVVLVVGETADSGVESRDRTTTRLPGAQLELIRRVCAANPRTVVVVNAAHAVDTSWAAQAAAVLHVWFPGQGFGAALAEVLAGLREPGGRLPVTFARQEADYPAFDLTPDAQGDLHYGEGVLIGSRSFAARGITPAFSLGHGLGYAEFEYGEVTMQPQPDGEVLVVVQVANTSGRAGKEVVQVYLEQPEFEGVPAHPELAAFAATVVPAGETRAVTLTIPTRAFRRWSEAGGRWATPPGTRTVKVGRSLGDIRWTGPLTL, encoded by the coding sequence GTGAACGCCGAGCCGTCCGCCCCGACCGCAGAGTGGACGCTGGACGAGGCGGCGACCCTCACCGCCGGGGCGGACCTGTGGTCCACGCCCGCCCTGCCCGGACGCGGCGTCCCCCCCGTGCGCATGGTGGACGGCCCGATGGGGGTCGCCAGCCCCCACATCGACGAGCGGGACGTGTCGCTCCTGATGCCCTGCGGCACGGCTCTGGCCGCCTCCTGGGACACCGATCTCGCGCGCCGGGTCGGCGAGGTGCTCGCGGGGGAATGCCACCGCCGGGGGGTGCAGGCCCTCCTCGGGCCGAACCTGAACCTCCCGCGCAGCCCGCTCGCTGGCCGGGCCTTCGAGACGTACTCGGAAGACCCGTTCCTGACGGGGGCCATCGGCGCCGCCTGGATTTCGGGCCTCCAGGCCCACGGGGTCTCCGCCGTCGCCAAGCACGTCGTCGGCAACGACTCGGAGACGCAGCGGCACACCATGAACTCGGTGATGGACGGGCGGACCCTGCGCGAGGTGTACCTCCGGCCCTTCGAGATGGCCGCCGGGGCGGGTGTGTGGGCGATGATGATGGCTTACAACCGCTGCAATGGTGTGACCTGTAGCGAGCAGGCGCACGTCATGGGCATCCTGCGGGGGGACTTCGGGTGGGACGGCGTGCTGATGTCCGACTGGTTCGGCACCCACGACGGCGCCCGCAGCCTGAACGCGGGCCTCGACCTGGAGATGCCCGGCCCGCCGCGCCAGATGGGGCCCAGGGTCGCGGAGCTGGTGGCGCAGGGCCAGGTGCCCGGGGAACGGGTCGCCGAAGCGGCGCGGCGTGTGGCAGGCTGGGCCCGGCAGGTGGACCGCTCGCCGGGGCGCGTGGAGGTGGAGGCCCATGCCGTGCTGACAGAAGCGGCTGCGGCGGGCTTCGTGCTGCTCAGGAACGAGGGGGCCGTCCTGCCCCTGCGTGCCGACCGATCCCTCGCCGTGATCGGCCCGAACGCCTCGGTGCCCTGCTACCAGGGGGCGACCTTCGCGCGCATCGCCCTCGCGGAAGACGTGCCGACGCCGCTGGAGGCCCTGCGGCGGCAGTTCGCCGAGGTGACCTACGAGGTGGGCGTCCCCCCCGAGTACCGCCTGCCGCCCCTTCCCGCCCTGCCGATCACGGCGGACGGCGGTGAGCGTGGCCTGACGGTGGAGTACGTCCCCGACACGGACCCGGGCGGGTCGCCCAGCTTCAGCGAGGTGCGGCGGACCTCCACCCTGGTCTGGTTCAGCGACATGCCGGGGGGCCTCAGCACGCAGAGGCCCGGCACGGTGCGGGCACGGACCCGTTTGAGGCCCGAGCGCAGCGGGGTCTACCGCCTGTTCTACGGCGGAACGGGCGACGTGACGTTCTTGGTGGATGGGGTGGAACGCGGTCGGCGCCCCTCCCCGGTCGTGTCGGGCGACGTGATGGGCCACCTGCTGCGGGGCGAGTCGGATTACGTGGACCTGGAACTCACGGCGGGCGAGGAGGTCAGGCTGGAGTTCGTCATGACCTTCGGGCCCGCCCGCGCCCAGGGGCTGTGGTACGGCGCCCGGCCGCCGGGGGTGCCCGACCTGCTTTCCCGCGCCGAGGAAGTGGCGGCCCGTTCCGAGCAGGTGGTGCTGGTGGTGGGAGAGACCGCCGACTCCGGGGTGGAGAGCCGCGACCGCACGACCACGCGGCTGCCCGGGGCCCAACTCGAACTGATCCGCCGCGTCTGCGCCGCCAACCCGAGGACGGTCGTGGTGGTGAACGCCGCCCACGCGGTCGACACGAGTTGGGCTGCCCAGGCCGCCGCCGTGCTGCACGTCTGGTTCCCGGGGCAGGGATTCGGCGCCGCCCTGGCCGAGGTTCTGGCTGGCCTGCGCGAGCCGGGGGGGAGATTGCCCGTCACCTTTGCCCGGCAGGAGGCGGATTACCCCGCCTTCGACCTCACCCCGGACGCCCAGGGCGACCTGCATTACGGGGAGGGCGTGCTGATCGGCTCCCGCTCCTTCGCTGCCCGGGGGATCACGCCCGCCTTCTCCCTCGGGCACGGGCTGGGCTACGCGGAGTTCGAGTACGGCGAGGTGACCATGCAGCCGCAACCCGACGGCGAAGTCCTCGTGGTCGTGCAGGTCGCCAACACCTCGGGCCGGGCGGGCAAGGAGGTGGTGCAGGTGTACCTGGAGCAGCCGGAGTTCGAGGGCGTCCCGGCGCATCCCGAACTCGCGGCCTTCGCGGCGACCGTCGTGCCCGCCGGGGAGACGCGAGCCGTGACCCTAACCATTCCCACCCGTGCTTTCCGCCGCTGGTCGGAGGCCGGGGGGCGGTGGGCGACCCCGCCGGGGACGCGGACCGTGAAGGTGGGGCGTTCGCTTGGGGACATCCGCTGGACGGGGCCGCTGACCCTCTGA
- a CDS encoding iron chaperone — MTAKTPRKPAKSATSGAAPDRTAQEFTKEERAAMRERAKELRAEARVNRDRADGESAVLARIAELPEPDRALGERLHALITASAPALSPKLWYGMPAYARDGKVVCYFQAAHKFNSRYATLGFNDTANLDDGAMWPTSFALTGLTADDEARIGALVKKAVG, encoded by the coding sequence ATGACGGCAAAGACACCCAGGAAGCCGGCGAAGTCCGCCACGAGCGGGGCCGCGCCGGACCGGACGGCTCAGGAATTCACGAAAGAGGAACGGGCCGCGATGAGGGAGCGTGCCAAGGAGTTGAGGGCGGAAGCGCGCGTGAACAGGGACAGGGCGGATGGGGAGAGCGCCGTGCTCGCAAGGATCGCCGAGCTGCCGGAACCCGACCGTGCCCTGGGCGAGCGGCTCCACGCGCTCATCACCGCCAGCGCGCCGGCCCTCTCGCCGAAACTCTGGTACGGCATGCCCGCGTACGCCCGGGACGGCAAGGTCGTCTGCTACTTCCAGGCCGCGCACAAGTTCAACTCGCGGTACGCGACGCTCGGCTTCAACGACACGGCGAACCTCGACGACGGCGCCATGTGGCCGACCTCCTTCGCGCTGACGGGGCTGACCGCCGATGACGAGGCCAGGATCGGCGCCCTCGTGAAGAAGGCGGTGGGTTGA
- a CDS encoding GntR family transcriptional regulator — protein MFPRTVKTSLVNMLRDEIVRGTFEPGERLRLEDLAQRFEVSTMPIREALSTLESEGLVTIQPHRGAQVTRFSADEIREIYEMRAVLEELATVKAVPNLTEEDFSRLDALVAEMEHPEGQFDMARFSQNNMEFHRVIYDRARRPHLAAQIRDLRYRVQHYLHKHLESTNYSLSGNVEHGRLVELMRAGKAEEAGREMHHHILSTGLKIADLMDAEEATRPTTKGQVRRG, from the coding sequence ATGTTTCCCAGGACGGTCAAGACCTCTCTCGTGAACATGCTGCGCGACGAGATCGTGCGCGGCACGTTCGAGCCGGGCGAGCGGCTGCGGCTGGAGGACCTGGCCCAGCGCTTCGAGGTCAGCACCATGCCCATCCGGGAGGCGCTGAGCACCCTGGAGTCCGAGGGTCTGGTCACCATCCAGCCGCACCGTGGGGCCCAGGTCACCCGCTTTTCCGCCGACGAGATCCGCGAGATCTACGAGATGCGGGCGGTGCTGGAGGAACTGGCGACCGTCAAGGCGGTGCCGAACCTCACCGAGGAGGATTTCTCCCGCCTGGACGCCCTCGTCGCGGAGATGGAACACCCGGAGGGGCAGTTCGACATGGCGCGCTTCTCGCAGAACAACATGGAGTTCCACCGGGTCATCTACGACCGCGCCCGGCGCCCGCATCTGGCCGCGCAAATCCGCGACCTGCGTTACCGGGTGCAGCACTACCTGCACAAGCACCTGGAGAGCACCAACTACAGCCTGTCGGGCAACGTGGAGCACGGGCGCCTCGTCGAACTGATGCGCGCCGGGAAGGCCGAGGAGGCCGGGAGGGAGATGCACCACCACATCCTGAGCACCGGGCTCAAGATCGCCGACCTGATGGACGCGGAAGAGGCGACGCGCCCGACCACCAAGGGGCAGGTGCGCCGGGGCTGA
- a CDS encoding LLM class flavin-dependent oxidoreductase produces the protein MRFSVFLVGRSTAPEQDRAIIQALVEHTREAEGLGYDAVFLPDHHFTGYAPMSSDPFVFAAYLAGQLRRMHFGMSVTTVPLHHPVRFVERVNLLDQLTEGRLLVGIGSGTTPEEMIGFGVNYKETSRIAQENLDVAERLWNKGLDDDPVVFDTGHYKGAVIQRIVPAPYGERHAPLMSVALREASALRAARSGYPAFIPAFTPPRIGGTEPFTHVRKYFKVYRDALLAAGHPEEVVRSALSWTTHTYQCVHVAETDEQAREELEVILKGYQAAIDRETVYNKRAEEISDVKIHETPNALSEDWIGTWCLYGSPETVRAHLQEYQDLGIGNVLMGFTNGPLTGERLRLGQQSMRLFAERVMPHFKQPELARV, from the coding sequence ATGCGCTTTTCCGTCTTTCTCGTCGGCCGCTCCACCGCTCCCGAACAGGACCGCGCGATCATCCAGGCGCTCGTAGAACACACCCGGGAGGCCGAGGGGCTGGGCTACGACGCCGTCTTCCTGCCCGACCACCACTTCACCGGGTACGCGCCCATGTCGAGCGACCCCTTCGTCTTCGCGGCGTACCTTGCGGGTCAGCTCAGGCGGATGCACTTCGGCATGTCGGTCACCACCGTTCCCCTGCACCACCCCGTCCGCTTCGTCGAGCGGGTCAACCTGCTCGACCAGCTCACGGAGGGGCGCCTGCTGGTGGGGATCGGGAGCGGCACCACCCCCGAGGAGATGATCGGCTTCGGGGTGAACTACAAGGAAACCTCGCGCATCGCCCAGGAGAACCTCGACGTCGCCGAGCGGCTGTGGAACAAGGGGCTGGACGACGATCCCGTGGTGTTCGACACCGGGCACTACAAGGGGGCCGTCATCCAGCGCATCGTCCCCGCCCCCTACGGCGAGCGGCACGCCCCCCTGATGAGCGTGGCCCTGCGTGAGGCCAGCGCCCTGCGGGCGGCCCGGAGCGGCTACCCCGCCTTCATCCCCGCCTTCACGCCGCCCAGGATCGGCGGAACGGAGCCCTTCACCCACGTCCGGAAGTACTTCAAGGTCTACCGGGACGCGCTGCTGGCCGCCGGTCATCCTGAAGAGGTGGTGCGCTCCGCCCTCTCGTGGACCACCCACACCTACCAGTGCGTGCACGTCGCCGAGACGGACGAACAGGCTCGCGAGGAACTGGAGGTCATCCTGAAGGGCTACCAGGCGGCTATCGACCGTGAGACGGTCTACAACAAGCGGGCCGAGGAGATCAGCGACGTGAAGATTCACGAGACGCCGAACGCGCTGAGCGAGGACTGGATCGGGACGTGGTGCCTGTACGGCAGCCCGGAGACGGTCCGCGCGCACCTTCAGGAGTACCAGGACCTCGGCATCGGGAACGTGCTGATGGGCTTTACCAACGGGCCCCTGACGGGCGAGCGCCTGCGGCTGGGCCAGCAGTCCATGCGCCTCTTTGCCGAGCGGGTCATGCCGCACTTCAAGCAGCCGGAGTTGGCCCGCGTATGA
- a CDS encoding transposase, producing the protein MNPKEQRSRRLYSDILPCFSRKQHRESFEVFLDLLLDGSGRPLPQRATVKSPSALSRFLNHAVWDTRHLCRVLRQHALETVQDWWRQQPHQRPRLELLVDLTSLEKTGKFSELADWVHTFNSVHGVHLVVLYLCCGQLRLPWAFQIWRGKGTPSPAQLALKLLRTVPSALMSGKRRPRLHADGGFESAEFIRGVLARGLDIVVGVRCTRKLEGGRQVRDLMVRGSLVKPTGLDHTMCVSWVWLYRNKEPEQRFVMSNLDLGGKYLARLGKCRWRIEAFFKTVKGRFGLERFAQHSKQGVMRWWCLSGTAFLLCHLQNLDLPVGRAGMWPDWGDLARTVRFSFVPDVRRQALQLELDALDAFQHALPVPST; encoded by the coding sequence GTGAACCCAAAAGAACAGCGTTCCAGACGGTTGTATTCTGACATCCTGCCCTGCTTTTCCCGCAAGCAGCATCGGGAGTCGTTCGAGGTCTTCCTCGACCTGCTGTTGGATGGTTCTGGTAGACCGCTACCCCAACGGGCCACCGTCAAATCTCCCTCAGCTCTCAGCCGCTTCCTCAATCACGCGGTCTGGGACACCCGGCACCTGTGCCGAGTGTTGCGTCAGCACGCCCTGGAGACGGTGCAGGACTGGTGGCGACAGCAGCCCCACCAGCGCCCTCGGCTGGAACTGCTGGTGGACCTGACCAGCCTGGAAAAGACCGGCAAGTTCAGCGAACTTGCCGACTGGGTTCACACCTTCAACAGCGTCCACGGCGTTCACCTGGTGGTGTTGTACCTGTGCTGCGGGCAGCTTCGTCTGCCCTGGGCTTTTCAAATCTGGCGGGGGAAGGGGACCCCTTCCCCCGCGCAGCTCGCGTTGAAGCTGCTCCGCACCGTTCCTTCTGCCCTGATGTCTGGAAAACGGCGTCCCCGTCTGCATGCAGACGGGGGCTTCGAGAGTGCCGAGTTTATTCGGGGCGTTCTCGCCCGTGGCCTCGACATCGTGGTCGGCGTGCGCTGCACCCGGAAACTGGAGGGTGGGCGGCAGGTCCGTGACCTGATGGTCCGGGGGAGCCTGGTCAAGCCCACAGGGCTTGACCACACCATGTGCGTCTCCTGGGTCTGGCTCTACCGCAACAAAGAGCCTGAACAACGCTTCGTGATGTCCAATCTCGATCTGGGGGGCAAGTACCTGGCTCGGCTGGGGAAGTGCCGGTGGCGGATCGAAGCCTTCTTCAAAACGGTCAAGGGACGCTTTGGGCTCGAACGCTTCGCCCAGCACAGCAAACAGGGGGTGATGCGCTGGTGGTGCCTCTCTGGGACAGCCTTCCTCCTCTGCCATCTCCAGAACCTCGATCTGCCTGTGGGGAGAGCAGGCATGTGGCCCGACTGGGGCGATCTGGCGAGAACCGTACGGTTCTCGTTCGTCCCCGATGTGCGTCGTCAAGCACTCCAACTGGAGCTGGACGCGCTCGACGCCTTCCAGCATGCACTTCCCGTCCCCTCAACCTAA